In the genome of Bradyrhizobium arachidis, one region contains:
- a CDS encoding sugar ABC transporter ATP-binding protein: MAEILFELAGISKSYPGVMALDDVSLRVYRGEVLGLIGENGAGKSTLMRVLGGVIAPSKGVIRIGGTEHARMTVNEATQSGIAFVHQELNLFENLDVAANVFIGRERLVGGPLKLVDSAEMRARVTPLLERLGADFTPDTLVDNLSIAERQLVEIAKALSIDARVIIMDEPTSSLTISETERLLEVIADLKAHGISVIYISHRLSEIMTCADRVVVLRDGRTVGELARDRLSHAAMIRLMIGRDLKALHTPPKRAPQPGGCDIVGLVTSAFPDRQIDLSVRHGEIIGLAGLVGAGRTSLARAAFGIDPQLGGEIRIDNAPVDVASPRDAIRQGIYLMPEDRKKSGLVLELPIRENVTLASLLNYARMWLVSGPAERKVAKEQVRRLSIKVPSIDMEAVTLSGGNQQKVVLGKWLSMQPRVMFFDEPTRGVDVGAKSEIYALMRELADQGVAIVMISSDMEEVIGVSDRIAVMHEGRVSGVLERPQFSEYNVLQLAIGQAPDPVEGAAP, from the coding sequence ATGGCGGAAATCCTGTTCGAACTCGCCGGGATCAGCAAGTCCTATCCCGGGGTCATGGCCCTCGATGATGTCAGCCTGCGTGTGTACCGCGGCGAGGTGTTGGGCTTGATCGGCGAGAACGGCGCCGGCAAGTCGACGCTGATGCGCGTGCTGGGTGGCGTGATCGCGCCGAGCAAGGGCGTGATCCGCATCGGCGGCACCGAGCACGCCCGTATGACCGTGAACGAGGCGACGCAGTCCGGCATCGCCTTCGTGCATCAGGAGCTGAACCTTTTCGAGAATCTCGACGTCGCCGCCAACGTCTTCATTGGACGCGAGAGGCTTGTCGGCGGTCCGCTGAAGCTGGTGGACAGCGCGGAGATGCGCGCCCGCGTGACGCCGCTGCTGGAGCGGCTGGGCGCCGATTTCACCCCGGACACGCTGGTCGACAACCTGTCGATCGCCGAGCGTCAGCTGGTGGAGATCGCCAAGGCGCTCTCGATCGACGCCCGCGTGATCATCATGGACGAGCCGACCTCCAGCCTGACGATTTCGGAGACTGAACGGCTGCTGGAGGTGATTGCCGATCTGAAGGCGCACGGCATCTCGGTGATCTACATCTCTCACCGGCTCAGCGAGATCATGACCTGCGCCGACCGCGTCGTGGTGCTCCGCGACGGACGAACGGTGGGAGAGCTGGCGCGGGACAGGCTGAGCCACGCCGCAATGATCCGGCTGATGATCGGTCGCGACCTGAAGGCGCTGCACACGCCGCCGAAGCGGGCGCCGCAGCCGGGCGGCTGCGACATCGTCGGCCTCGTGACATCGGCCTTTCCCGACCGGCAGATCGATCTTTCCGTGCGGCATGGCGAGATCATCGGACTGGCAGGGCTCGTGGGCGCCGGTCGCACCTCCCTGGCCCGCGCGGCTTTCGGCATTGATCCGCAGCTGGGCGGCGAGATCAGGATCGACAACGCGCCGGTCGATGTCGCATCGCCGCGGGACGCGATCAGGCAAGGCATCTATCTGATGCCGGAGGACCGCAAGAAATCCGGGCTCGTGCTGGAGTTGCCGATCCGGGAGAACGTGACGCTCGCCAGCCTGCTGAATTATGCGCGGATGTGGCTGGTCAGCGGCCCGGCCGAGCGCAAGGTCGCGAAAGAGCAGGTGAGGCGCCTCTCCATCAAGGTGCCGAGCATCGATATGGAGGCCGTGACGCTCTCCGGCGGCAACCAGCAAAAGGTCGTGCTGGGCAAGTGGCTTTCGATGCAGCCGCGCGTGATGTTCTTCGACGAGCCGACCCGTGGCGTCGATGTCGGTGCCAAGAGTGAGATCTACGCGCTGATGCGCGAGCTCGCCGACCAGGGCGTCGCGATCGTGATGATTTCTTCCGACATGGAGGAGGTCATTGGCGTCTCCGACCGGATCGCGGTGATGCATGAAGGGCGCGTCAGCGGCGTGCTGGAGCGCCCGCAGTTCAGCGAATACAACGTGTTGCAGCTTGCAATCGGCCAGGCGCCGGACCCCGTGGAAGGGGCTGCGCCATGA
- a CDS encoding ABC transporter permease, whose translation MNKKELGLGLLLLVISAVTGVINPAFLSLVNLLNMANLIGLFGVFALGEGLVIITGGIDLSLGSMFALLGVIFIDLLTTYQVPWPLALLAVLLGGLALGGIQGFLVTRLKMQPFIVTLCGLLIYRGAARYYTSDSTRGFGYGDEAGTLSSIASGNVAGIPNTFILLIILALVLGVLLHRSVYGRWLYAVGKNEEAARFSGINTNIVIATAYIISGGLAGVSTVLFVFYTNSVSPSSFGNFYELYAIAAAVLGGCSLRGGEGSILGIVLGTALLQVLQNLVNILGIPNSLNFAVMGTVILIGVLADHQLQARRRRKMALAGLARTAPRSAFEGQQGAAPRGVDALPARTGDQA comes from the coding sequence ATGAACAAGAAAGAACTCGGCCTGGGCCTGCTGCTGCTGGTGATTTCCGCCGTCACGGGCGTGATCAATCCGGCCTTCCTGTCGCTGGTGAACTTGTTGAACATGGCCAATTTGATCGGCCTGTTCGGTGTGTTCGCGCTCGGCGAGGGGCTGGTGATCATCACCGGCGGCATCGACCTCTCGCTTGGCTCGATGTTCGCGCTGCTCGGCGTCATATTCATCGACCTTCTGACGACGTATCAGGTTCCCTGGCCCTTGGCGCTGCTGGCCGTGTTGCTGGGCGGGCTGGCGCTGGGAGGAATTCAGGGCTTCCTCGTCACCCGGTTGAAGATGCAGCCCTTCATCGTGACGCTGTGCGGGTTGCTGATCTATCGCGGCGCCGCCCGCTACTACACCAGCGACTCGACACGTGGCTTCGGCTACGGCGACGAGGCCGGGACGCTGAGCAGCATTGCCTCGGGCAATGTCGCGGGCATCCCGAACACCTTCATCCTTCTGATCATCCTTGCGCTCGTCCTCGGCGTGCTGCTGCACCGCTCGGTCTACGGGCGCTGGCTCTATGCCGTCGGCAAGAACGAGGAAGCGGCGCGCTTCTCGGGCATCAACACGAATATCGTGATCGCGACCGCCTATATCATCAGCGGCGGGCTCGCCGGAGTCTCAACAGTCTTGTTCGTGTTCTACACGAACTCGGTGTCGCCGAGCTCCTTCGGCAATTTCTATGAGCTCTACGCGATCGCGGCTGCCGTCCTCGGCGGGTGCAGCCTGCGCGGCGGCGAGGGCTCCATCCTCGGTATCGTGCTGGGGACCGCGCTGCTGCAGGTGCTGCAGAACCTCGTGAATATCCTGGGCATTCCCAATTCCCTGAACTTTGCGGTGATGGGGACGGTGATTCTGATCGGCGTGTTGGCGGATCATCAGTTGCAGGCCCGACGGCGGCGCAAGATGGCGCTGGCCGGCCTCGCCCGCACGGCGCCGAGATCGGCATTTGAAGGACAGCAGGGCGCAGCACCGCGCGGCGTGGACGCGCTGCCGGCAAGAACGGGCGACCAGGCATGA
- a CDS encoding carbohydrate porin: protein MLPRFLNTACAWGVGIALSSLIGGAVHAADFPTKAAPLPYVDADDFWTRPYLFGDLGRTRLKEQGIDLGLTLGNETVGNLSGGDRNTAANAGQLWFGAKLDMAKLAGIPGGTVGLTLVQRFGDNLNTEAGIPALQLTNEVFGRGNIFRLTQLYYSQKLFNDQLELKGGRLPVGSDFFFGLCEFINLTFCGGQPGNIQGGYIYNWPVSQWAGVVHYNFAKDFQLSVGVYDANPNYLTTDDPTVYYLPGVPHSSPASGVLVPVELVWAPKGPLNGTWRFGGWYDSASTIDGGLPGIISTIPGTGGVPDQNLGDRRGRYGVYESILQRLTVDGPGAVGWYTFLNTTVADHRTSFQDYQIALGFRHTGTFSWRPQDEVGFAVGTTHVNSAALSPNAGGNEVPIEVWYGWQATGWLNLKFDAQYVINPGGRGYNAAGVKTDNAVVLGMRTEVHF, encoded by the coding sequence ATGTTGCCCAGGTTTTTGAACACCGCATGTGCATGGGGTGTGGGGATTGCTTTGTCATCGCTGATTGGCGGTGCGGTACACGCGGCCGATTTTCCAACGAAAGCCGCGCCTCTTCCCTATGTGGACGCCGACGACTTCTGGACGAGACCTTATCTGTTCGGCGATCTCGGCAGAACGAGGCTGAAGGAGCAGGGCATCGATCTGGGCTTGACGCTGGGCAATGAAACCGTCGGCAACCTGTCGGGAGGAGATAGGAACACCGCGGCCAACGCCGGACAGTTGTGGTTCGGTGCCAAGCTCGATATGGCGAAGCTTGCCGGCATCCCGGGCGGCACGGTCGGCCTCACGCTGGTCCAGCGTTTCGGCGACAACCTGAATACCGAGGCAGGCATTCCGGCCTTGCAGCTGACCAACGAAGTTTTCGGCCGCGGAAATATCTTTCGCCTGACCCAACTCTATTACTCGCAGAAGCTTTTCAATGATCAGCTTGAACTCAAGGGCGGCCGTCTTCCAGTCGGCTCCGACTTCTTCTTCGGTCTGTGCGAGTTCATCAACCTGACCTTCTGCGGCGGCCAGCCCGGCAACATCCAGGGCGGCTACATCTATAACTGGCCGGTGAGCCAATGGGCCGGTGTCGTCCACTACAACTTCGCCAAGGATTTTCAATTGTCGGTCGGCGTCTACGACGCCAATCCGAATTATCTGACGACGGACGATCCGACCGTCTACTACTTGCCGGGCGTCCCTCACTCCAGTCCCGCCAGCGGCGTGCTGGTGCCGGTGGAGTTGGTCTGGGCGCCGAAGGGGCCCTTGAACGGGACCTGGAGATTTGGCGGCTGGTACGACAGCGCATCGACCATCGATGGCGGCCTTCCCGGTATCATCTCCACCATCCCCGGCACTGGAGGCGTCCCGGATCAAAATCTCGGAGATCGACGCGGCCGGTACGGCGTCTACGAGTCGATCCTGCAACGGTTGACCGTTGACGGTCCCGGTGCGGTGGGTTGGTATACCTTCCTCAATACGACCGTTGCCGATCATCGGACGTCGTTCCAGGACTACCAGATCGCCTTGGGCTTCCGGCATACCGGAACGTTCAGCTGGCGTCCCCAGGACGAAGTCGGCTTCGCGGTGGGCACGACCCACGTGAATTCGGCGGCCCTCAGCCCCAACGCGGGCGGCAACGAAGTGCCGATCGAAGTCTGGTACGGCTGGCAGGCGACCGGCTGGCTGAACCTCAAGTTCGACGCGCAGTATGTGATCAATCCCGGCGGCCGCGGCTATAACGCCGCCGGTGTGAAGACCGACAATGCCGTGGTTCTCGGCATGCGTACCGAGGTCCATTTCTGA
- the hpnH gene encoding adenosyl-hopene transferase HpnH produces the protein MAIPFFKEMRIGGYLLKQKLLGRKRYPLVLMLEPLFRCNLACVGCGKIDYPDAILNRRMTAQECWDAADECGAPMVAIPGGEPLIHKEIGEIVRGLVARKKFVSLCTNALLLEKKLDLFEPSPYLFFSVHLDGLRDHHDKAVSQKGVFDRAVSAIKAAKARGFTVNVNATIFDGHPAEEIAKFLDLTVELGVGVSMSPGYAYERAPDQEHFLNRTKTKKLFRDVFAMGKGKKWNFMHSGLFLDFLAGNQEYECTPWGMPARNIFGWQKPCYLLGEGYAKTFKELMDTTDWETYGTGKYEKCADCMAHCGYEPTAATAALNNPLKAMWVSLRGIKTTGPMVPEIDMSKQRPAQYIFSEQVQKKLSEIRKDEAAAAAEKAARKASTAA, from the coding sequence ATGGCTATCCCCTTCTTCAAGGAAATGCGTATCGGCGGCTATTTGCTCAAGCAGAAACTGCTTGGCCGCAAACGCTATCCGCTCGTGCTGATGCTGGAGCCGCTGTTCCGCTGCAACCTCGCCTGCGTCGGCTGCGGCAAGATCGATTATCCCGATGCGATCCTCAACCGTCGCATGACCGCGCAGGAGTGCTGGGACGCGGCCGACGAGTGCGGCGCGCCGATGGTCGCAATTCCCGGCGGCGAGCCGCTGATCCACAAGGAGATCGGCGAGATCGTGCGCGGCCTCGTTGCGCGCAAGAAGTTCGTCTCGCTCTGCACCAACGCGCTGCTGCTCGAGAAGAAGCTCGACCTGTTCGAGCCCTCGCCCTATTTGTTCTTCTCGGTGCATCTCGACGGCCTGCGCGACCACCACGACAAGGCGGTGTCGCAGAAGGGCGTGTTCGACCGCGCCGTCTCCGCGATCAAGGCGGCCAAGGCGCGCGGCTTCACCGTCAACGTCAACGCCACCATCTTCGACGGCCACCCGGCCGAGGAGATCGCGAAATTCCTCGACCTCACCGTCGAGCTCGGTGTCGGCGTCTCGATGTCGCCGGGCTACGCCTATGAGCGTGCGCCGGACCAGGAGCACTTCCTCAACCGCACCAAGACCAAGAAGCTGTTCCGCGACGTCTTCGCGATGGGCAAGGGCAAGAAGTGGAACTTCATGCATTCCGGCCTGTTCCTGGACTTCCTCGCCGGTAACCAGGAATACGAGTGCACGCCGTGGGGCATGCCCGCGCGCAACATCTTCGGTTGGCAGAAGCCCTGCTACCTCCTCGGTGAAGGCTACGCCAAGACCTTCAAGGAGCTGATGGACACCACCGACTGGGAAACCTACGGCACCGGCAAGTACGAGAAGTGCGCCGACTGTATGGCCCATTGCGGCTACGAGCCGACGGCGGCGACCGCAGCCCTCAACAACCCGCTGAAGGCGATGTGGGTGTCGCTGCGCGGCATCAAGACGACGGGCCCGATGGTGCCGGAGATCGACATGTCCAAGCAGCGCCCGGCGCAGTACATCTTCTCGGAGCAGGTCCAGAAGAAGCTCTCGGAGATCCGCAAGGACGAAGCCGCGGCGGCCGCGGAGAAGGCGGCGCGGAAGGCTTCGACGGCTGCGTAA
- the ispH gene encoding 4-hydroxy-3-methylbut-2-enyl diphosphate reductase, whose protein sequence is MEVYLAQPRGFCAGVVRAIEIVERALEKYGPPVYVRHEIVHNKYVVESLKNKGAIFVEELSEVPPKAVTVFSAHGVARSVEEEAAARDLPVLNATCPLVTKVHNQGKRYITRGRTLILIGHAGHPEVEGTMGQVPGPVLLVQSVEEVNALTLPADAPLAYITQTTLSVDDTKDIIAALQARFTDIQGPDIRDICYATQNRQSAVRDLSKLVDVILVVGAANSSNSNRLREIGTEAGVASYLIADGSELNPEWLKNARTVGVTAGASAPEVLVDDVIEAMRRIGPVKVQVLPGREENIEFRLPAELAAS, encoded by the coding sequence ATGGAAGTTTACCTAGCGCAACCGCGCGGCTTCTGCGCGGGCGTGGTGCGTGCAATCGAGATCGTGGAACGGGCGCTGGAGAAGTACGGCCCGCCCGTCTACGTGCGCCATGAGATCGTGCACAACAAATACGTAGTCGAGAGCCTGAAGAACAAAGGCGCGATCTTCGTCGAGGAGCTGTCCGAGGTTCCGCCGAAGGCCGTGACGGTTTTCAGCGCCCATGGCGTCGCCCGCAGCGTCGAGGAAGAGGCCGCCGCACGCGACCTTCCGGTGCTCAATGCCACCTGCCCGCTGGTCACGAAAGTTCACAATCAGGGGAAGCGCTACATCACCCGCGGCCGAACCCTGATCCTGATCGGCCATGCCGGCCACCCCGAGGTCGAGGGCACGATGGGCCAGGTTCCCGGCCCCGTGCTGCTGGTCCAAAGCGTTGAAGAGGTTAACGCCCTGACGCTGCCCGCAGATGCGCCATTGGCCTACATCACCCAGACCACACTGTCGGTCGACGACACCAAGGACATCATTGCGGCCCTCCAGGCCCGCTTTACAGATATTCAAGGTCCAGATATCCGGGATATCTGCTATGCGACACAGAACCGCCAATCTGCGGTAAGGGACTTGAGCAAGCTGGTCGACGTGATCTTGGTGGTGGGCGCTGCCAACAGCTCGAACTCGAACCGGCTCCGCGAAATCGGCACTGAAGCCGGCGTCGCGAGTTATTTGATTGCCGACGGCAGCGAGCTCAATCCGGAGTGGTTGAAGAATGCCAGGACCGTCGGCGTCACGGCCGGCGCCTCGGCGCCCGAGGTACTCGTGGATGACGTGATCGAAGCGATGCGGCGGATCGGACCGGTCAAGGTCCAGGTGCTGCCGGGCCGCGAGGAAAACATCGAATTCAGGCTTCCGGCCGAACTGGCTGCGAGCTGA
- a CDS encoding MMPL family transporter: protein MLQSVVVAIVRACTRFASLVVVLGLLLSVGAGYYAARHFAINTDINSLISQNLDWRQRDQQFDRAFDRDATILAVVETATPELTTAAADALYAKLKDDKTNFVSMQQLGTGEFFERNGLLFLPTEEVAKATSQFESAAPLIEIMAGDPSIRGLTGALETGLAGVKRGQVKLDSTERPFNQIAQTVETVLNKGNATFSWRELVSDQPLSDSDKRAFIEFKPILDYNALEPGKDATDAIRKAAAELDFPTKFQARVRLTGPVPIANEEYATVQEGAVVNGIGTVLVVLLILWLALHSAKIIFAVFINLFVGLAITTAAGLMMVGSFNLLSIAFAVLFVGLGVDFGIQYSVRYRSERYKHDDLTGALVLAAKRSAIPLSLAAMATAAGFLCFMPTDYKGIAELGQIAGVGMLVAFLSSITVLPAMLKLLNPPGEKEPVGYAFLAPLDHFLEKHRVLVVGGTLLLALAGLPLLYFMKFDFNPMNLRNPHAESIATFLDLRKDPNTGANAINVMTTSEEQARQVEARLEKVPEVLRVMSLDSFVPQDQQPKLKLIAQGAKVLNPALNPDQIDAAPTDQENVEALKSSVDNLRRTAGDAKGPGAVASRRLADALEKLANGDEATRNKAQDVFVTPMKIVFDQLRNAMQAGPVTLASLPPDLVSAWKSKDGVIRVEALPKGDPNDNDTLRRFAAAVLAAEPTAIGGPVSILKSGDTVVKAFIHAGIYALLVIGLLLWITLRRFVDVLMTLVPLLVAGAVTLEICVLIGLPLNFANIVAFPLLLGVGVAFKIYYVVAWRSGRTNLLQTSLTRAIFFSALTTATAFGSLWLSSHPGTSSMGKLLALSLVTTLAAVLLFQPALMGKPRNLRE from the coding sequence GTGCTGCAAAGCGTAGTCGTTGCCATCGTCAGGGCCTGCACCCGGTTTGCCTCCCTCGTCGTCGTTCTCGGGCTCCTGCTGTCGGTAGGTGCGGGCTATTACGCCGCGCGGCACTTCGCCATCAACACCGACATCAATTCCCTGATTTCGCAGAATCTCGACTGGCGGCAGCGCGACCAGCAGTTCGACCGCGCCTTCGACCGCGACGCGACGATTCTCGCGGTCGTTGAGACTGCAACGCCCGAGCTGACGACCGCCGCGGCGGACGCGCTCTATGCGAAGCTGAAAGACGACAAGACCAATTTCGTGTCGATGCAGCAGCTCGGCACCGGCGAGTTCTTCGAGCGCAACGGCCTGTTATTCCTGCCGACCGAAGAGGTTGCCAAGGCGACCAGCCAGTTCGAATCCGCAGCGCCCCTGATCGAGATCATGGCCGGCGATCCCTCGATCCGCGGCCTGACGGGAGCGCTCGAGACCGGGCTTGCCGGCGTCAAGCGCGGGCAGGTGAAGCTCGACAGCACCGAGCGGCCCTTCAACCAGATCGCGCAGACCGTCGAGACCGTGCTCAACAAGGGCAATGCGACCTTCTCCTGGCGCGAGCTCGTCAGCGACCAGCCGCTGTCGGATTCGGACAAGCGCGCCTTCATCGAGTTCAAGCCGATCCTCGATTACAACGCGCTGGAGCCCGGCAAGGACGCCACCGACGCGATCCGCAAGGCTGCCGCCGAGCTCGATTTCCCGACCAAATTCCAGGCGCGGGTGCGGTTGACCGGCCCGGTCCCGATCGCGAACGAAGAATACGCCACCGTCCAGGAAGGCGCCGTCGTCAACGGCATCGGCACCGTTCTCGTCGTGCTGCTGATCCTCTGGCTGGCGTTGCATTCGGCGAAGATCATCTTCGCGGTGTTCATCAATCTGTTCGTCGGACTCGCGATCACGACCGCGGCCGGGCTGATGATGGTGGGCTCGTTCAATCTGCTGTCGATCGCGTTCGCCGTGCTGTTCGTCGGCCTCGGCGTCGATTTCGGCATCCAGTACAGCGTCCGCTATCGCTCGGAGCGCTACAAGCACGACGACCTCACGGGTGCGCTGGTGCTGGCGGCGAAGCGTTCGGCGATCCCGCTGTCGCTGGCGGCGATGGCGACCGCGGCCGGCTTCCTCTGCTTCATGCCGACCGATTACAAGGGCATCGCGGAGCTGGGCCAGATCGCCGGCGTCGGCATGCTGGTGGCGTTCCTGTCCTCGATCACCGTCCTGCCGGCCATGCTCAAGCTGCTCAACCCGCCCGGCGAGAAGGAGCCGGTCGGCTACGCCTTCCTGGCGCCGCTCGATCACTTCCTGGAGAAGCACCGCGTGCTGGTCGTCGGCGGCACGCTGCTGCTGGCGCTCGCCGGCCTCCCGCTGCTCTATTTCATGAAGTTCGACTTCAACCCGATGAACCTGCGCAACCCGCATGCCGAGTCGATCGCGACCTTCCTCGACCTGCGCAAGGATCCCAACACCGGCGCCAATGCCATCAACGTGATGACCACGTCGGAGGAGCAGGCGAGGCAGGTCGAGGCGAGGCTGGAGAAGGTCCCGGAGGTGCTGCGGGTGATGTCGCTCGACAGCTTCGTGCCGCAGGACCAGCAGCCGAAGCTGAAGCTGATCGCGCAGGGCGCCAAGGTGCTCAATCCCGCGCTCAACCCCGATCAGATCGATGCGGCGCCGACGGATCAGGAAAATGTCGAGGCGCTGAAATCCTCGGTCGACAATCTGCGCCGGACCGCCGGTGATGCGAAGGGGCCCGGCGCGGTCGCCTCGCGCCGGCTGGCGGACGCGCTCGAGAAGCTCGCCAATGGCGACGAGGCCACGCGCAACAAGGCGCAGGACGTGTTCGTCACGCCGATGAAGATCGTGTTCGACCAGCTCAGGAACGCGATGCAGGCAGGTCCGGTCACGCTGGCTTCGCTGCCGCCCGATCTCGTCAGCGCCTGGAAGAGCAAGGACGGCGTCATCCGCGTCGAGGCGCTGCCCAAAGGCGATCCCAACGACAACGACACGCTGCGCAGATTTGCCGCCGCGGTGCTCGCGGCCGAGCCGACGGCGATTGGCGGGCCGGTCTCGATCCTGAAGTCCGGCGATACCGTGGTGAAGGCGTTCATTCACGCCGGCATCTACGCGCTACTGGTGATCGGCCTGTTGCTGTGGATCACGCTGCGGCGGTTCGTCGACGTGTTGATGACGCTGGTGCCGCTGCTGGTGGCCGGCGCGGTGACGCTCGAGATCTGCGTGTTGATCGGCCTGCCGCTCAACTTCGCCAACATCGTCGCGTTCCCGCTGCTGCTCGGCGTCGGCGTCGCCTTCAAGATCTATTATGTCGTGGCCTGGCGCTCCGGCAGAACGAACCTGCTCCAGACCAGCCTCACGCGAGCAATCTTCTTCAGTGCGCTGACGACGGCGACTGCGTTCGGCAGCCTGTGGCTGTCGAGCCATCCCGGCACGTCCAGCATGGGCAAGCTGCTCGCACTCTCGCTGGTGACGACGCTTGCCGCCGTGCTGCTGTTCCAGCCGGCCCTAATGGGCAAGCCCCGCAATCTCAGGGAGTAG
- a CDS encoding DUF2147 domain-containing protein: MRLALYTGIILAGGYTCLTPALAADPTGDWRVADGVANIRVAQCSGSMWGAVSWEKQPGGRDENNPDVSKKNRPTLGMPTLIDMKKKPGTEQWEGQVYNAKDGQLYSATITPVGTDQLEIKGCVMGFLCGGETWTRVGPPIPLSTANAMAKGGPKPTAPKTQAAPGTTGAAAPAPAAPKTAAKPGQKGAADTVGDICLLPEIAGLAH, translated from the coding sequence ATGCGTTTAGCCCTTTACACCGGAATAATACTGGCTGGCGGTTACACCTGCCTGACCCCCGCGCTCGCCGCGGATCCGACCGGCGACTGGCGGGTCGCTGACGGCGTCGCCAACATCCGTGTCGCCCAATGCAGTGGCAGCATGTGGGGCGCGGTTTCCTGGGAAAAGCAGCCCGGCGGCCGCGATGAGAACAATCCGGATGTGTCAAAAAAGAACAGGCCGACCCTGGGCATGCCGACCCTGATCGACATGAAGAAAAAGCCCGGCACCGAGCAGTGGGAAGGTCAGGTCTACAACGCCAAGGACGGCCAGCTCTACAGCGCGACCATCACGCCTGTCGGCACCGACCAGCTCGAAATCAAGGGCTGCGTGATGGGCTTCCTCTGCGGCGGCGAGACCTGGACCCGGGTCGGCCCGCCGATTCCCTTGAGCACAGCCAACGCCATGGCGAAGGGTGGACCGAAGCCCACGGCGCCGAAAACCCAGGCAGCTCCGGGCACGACGGGCGCCGCGGCCCCTGCGCCCGCAGCGCCGAAGACCGCCGCCAAGCCTGGTCAGAAGGGTGCCGCCGACACGGTCGGCGACATCTGCCTACTCCCTGAGATTGCGGGGCTTGCCCATTAG
- the hpnO gene encoding aminobacteriohopanetriol synthase HpnO: protein MHSPNPDMSQLFADRQAQRSALHNRYLNEQFVRVLKTIGYDVGFQKGQGQYLYDRDGARYLDLLSGFGVFAIGRNHPVMREALKSVLDADLPNLVQFDVSTLAGVLAERLLKYVPYLDKAFFANSGAECVEAAIKFARGATGRPGIVYCAHGYHGLTYGALSLTGDSNFRTGFEPLLPGCTSIPFNDLAALEKALASREVAAFIVEPIQGKGVNMPTDEFLPGAAALCKKYGTLFVADEIQTGMGRTGRFLAVEHWNVEPDMVLLSKSLSGGHVPVGAVLTRKSIFDKIFNQMDRAVVHGSTFSKNDLAMAAGIATLDVMESEKLIESAAKRGAELRLALTRMVPGYELMKEVRGKGLMIGVEFGPPKSLRLRASWNVLETANKGLFCQLITVPLFKDHKILTQVAGHGSHTIKLLPPLTITEEDCNWIERAFDDVIAGSHKVPGAIWSLGKTLVDNAVRRSA from the coding sequence ATGCACAGTCCAAATCCAGACATGTCTCAGCTGTTCGCGGACCGGCAGGCCCAGCGCAGCGCCCTGCATAATCGGTACCTGAACGAGCAGTTCGTCCGGGTTCTCAAGACCATCGGCTACGATGTCGGCTTCCAGAAGGGGCAGGGGCAGTACCTCTACGACCGCGACGGGGCGCGCTATCTCGATCTGTTGTCCGGATTCGGCGTGTTCGCGATCGGGCGCAATCATCCGGTCATGCGCGAGGCGCTCAAGAGCGTGCTCGACGCCGATTTGCCCAATCTGGTCCAGTTCGACGTCTCGACGCTCGCCGGCGTGCTCGCCGAGCGCCTGCTGAAATATGTTCCCTATCTCGACAAGGCATTTTTCGCCAATTCCGGCGCCGAATGCGTCGAGGCGGCGATCAAGTTCGCCCGCGGCGCCACCGGCCGCCCCGGCATCGTCTATTGCGCCCACGGCTATCACGGCCTCACCTATGGCGCGCTGTCGCTGACGGGTGATTCGAACTTCCGCACCGGCTTCGAGCCGCTGCTGCCGGGCTGCACGTCTATCCCGTTCAACGATCTGGCCGCGCTGGAAAAGGCGCTGGCCTCGCGCGAGGTCGCAGCCTTCATCGTCGAGCCGATCCAGGGCAAGGGCGTCAACATGCCCACCGACGAGTTCCTGCCGGGCGCAGCCGCGCTCTGCAAGAAATACGGCACGCTGTTCGTTGCCGACGAGATCCAGACCGGCATGGGCCGTACCGGCCGCTTCCTCGCGGTCGAGCACTGGAACGTCGAGCCCGACATGGTGCTGCTGTCGAAGTCGCTGTCCGGCGGCCACGTGCCTGTCGGCGCGGTGCTGACGCGCAAGAGCATCTTCGACAAGATCTTCAACCAGATGGACCGTGCGGTGGTGCATGGCTCCACCTTCTCCAAGAACGACCTGGCGATGGCCGCGGGCATCGCCACGCTCGATGTCATGGAGTCCGAGAAGCTGATCGAGTCCGCTGCCAAGCGCGGCGCCGAGCTGCGCCTTGCGCTGACGCGCATGGTGCCCGGCTACGAGCTGATGAAGGAAGTGCGCGGCAAGGGCCTGATGATCGGCGTCGAGTTCGGCCCGCCGAAGTCGCTGCGGCTGCGCGCCTCCTGGAACGTGCTGGAGACCGCCAACAAAGGCCTGTTCTGCCAGCTCATCACCGTGCCGCTGTTCAAGGACCACAAGATCCTCACCCAGGTCGCCGGCCACGGCAGCCACACCATCAAGCTGCTGCCGCCGCTCACGATCACCGAAGAAGACTGCAACTGGATCGAGCGCGCCTTCGACGACGTCATCGCCGGCAGCCACAAGGTCCCCGGCGCGATCTGGTCGCTCGGCAAGACGCTGGTGGACAACGCGGTGCGGCGGTCGGCGTAA